A genomic window from bacterium includes:
- a CDS encoding PAS domain S-box protein, which yields MSLDAPGSDLSVLFQVGSLVMLIIDPADGRIVDANEEALRFYGYSRERMLELTIGAINGKPEERLWEDMRKAGSEGGRFICRHRLADGSLRDVEVVSAPLHGEGRPLLYSVILDITASKRAERELEESDNLYRTLFENAGDAILIHDLGGRFLECNHLAHERLGYTREELLGLSPLDLDTARNAALFPERQKELVAKGRLLVETEHRRKDGSIMAVELSSVIIRFHEQPAVLTIARDITRHRESINNLEQQADFSQRLIDTIPSPVFYKDIHGCYQGCNRAFEEFVGIKRDQLIGRTVFQTFFDEHARHHHSFDQMLLKNPGTQTYESVVRAADGQEHQVVFHKATYYDSEGRVAGMVGVFTDMTERIRFEEVLRRSEEKYRQLVENISETLFTLDAQGLIEYVSPAIKLILGFEPESLLGRMYEDVIWPDDRQRAEAFVQVLLSGKEDITEIRLLTREGRSHWVRAACRPFYDENKVPQGIQGVLTDIDERKRAEEALRESEVFIRSTVDSLSAHIAIVEASGRIMYVNRAWKEFATANGGDRGEHVGMNYLEICDRVHGGSEREARLAAGGIRDVLAGKKDKFELEYSCHSPERERWFNLRVTRFTGGIPARAVVAHEDITERVLSQQALRRSEETYRDLVENISDVIYSMDTDRKISYISPAIERITGYTPEELVGGGIDRFVFPEDMPQLEQRIELLLRDDAEPAEYRIRTRAGGTRWIRAVSTRVVQNGQVVGLRGRLTDITERKRAEEAIQTLVESSVGTIGQEFFDRIVGTLCRWLGADVGVIGELVGPSRLHPLSMMVDGGYVQVDDYDLAGTPCEKVYAGGFKYYREKITELFPRNEELRRLGAEGYIGIPLTAKDGRPIGIINAVFRRVTNLPRRAQDVLSIIAARASAELEHKKLKELLSVESRLNSSFAELSSRLIQNSSLESISATVLDYVRGLTGSPAGFAGFIDARSGSLNIPAATNDIVKLEPGLSKSIEIKEFTGPWGPCLRDCNPVIANSAESFAGYGTVPEDHIDIGRFIAVPALIDGEPVGVIAAANAKEDYTQEHRVILERVATLYALAIKRRRAEEQVRKLSVAVEQSPTSIVITDSTGAIEYVNPKFSQLTGYSFDEALGQNPRILKTSGTPAETHRVLWETIMAGREWKGEFLNRKKNGELFWEMASIAPVKNENGEITHFIGVKKDITDLKQAEEKLQKAHDELEERVQERTRELIQANVELKKEVNERQRAEVALKLERSKLEMMLSQKSLLAEIASRLNSAESFSEVTGFLLDDIRQTMHLDSACLFRFGENQSAVSLLSAGAGPTGNETVVCPGTLALNEDNTPGLLVTVLKNEVYFIHNVTEAVGKEREYFEKRGIQALLACPLALAGQVKGLLLFVHHKLHFWVPEEINLFTTIADMVVGAWERNLQVHELIEAERKRTEATRLAEQSSRLASIGVMAGGITHEINQPLNAIKLTADSVVLWIQRNPVEIPGKMVEKFKKVSEHVSRIDEIIKHMRQFWVAPTQSPPGVFDLHDTVCSALDLIENQIGSHGIHLETVYCREPLKVQGARINLEQIVINLVVNAMQALDETSRNDKFILVKTVRVGDKVRIEVRDNGPGFPAEMADRLFDPFYSTKKPGQGTGLGLAIVKRFVDEMRGRVEAAPVPEGGAVFSVMLPLLTERNLRTDANSSR from the coding sequence GTGTCGCTGGATGCGCCCGGCAGCGACCTGTCGGTGCTGTTCCAGGTCGGCAGCCTGGTGATGCTGATCATCGACCCGGCGGACGGCCGGATCGTGGATGCCAACGAGGAGGCCCTGCGTTTCTACGGTTACAGCCGCGAGCGGATGCTCGAGCTGACAATCGGCGCAATCAACGGCAAGCCGGAAGAGCGGCTGTGGGAGGACATGCGCAAGGCCGGAAGCGAGGGCGGGCGCTTTATCTGCCGGCACCGTCTGGCGGACGGGTCGCTGCGGGACGTGGAGGTGGTGAGCGCCCCCCTGCACGGCGAGGGCCGTCCCCTGCTGTACTCGGTGATCCTGGATATAACCGCCAGCAAAAGGGCCGAACGGGAGCTGGAGGAATCGGACAACCTCTATCGCACCCTGTTCGAAAACGCCGGGGATGCGATTCTGATCCATGATCTGGGGGGCCGTTTCCTGGAGTGCAACCACCTGGCCCATGAGCGTCTGGGTTATACCCGCGAGGAACTGCTCGGACTTTCCCCGCTCGACCTCGACACCGCCCGGAACGCCGCTCTTTTCCCCGAGCGTCAGAAAGAGCTTGTGGCAAAGGGACGCCTGCTGGTCGAAACCGAGCACCGGCGCAAGGATGGGTCGATCATGGCGGTGGAACTCAGCAGCGTGATCATCCGCTTCCACGAGCAGCCCGCGGTGCTGACCATCGCCCGCGACATCACCCGGCACAGGGAAAGCATAAACAACCTCGAGCAGCAGGCCGATTTCTCTCAGCGCCTGATCGACACGATCCCCAGCCCGGTATTCTACAAGGATATCCACGGGTGCTACCAGGGCTGCAACCGCGCCTTCGAGGAATTTGTCGGGATCAAGCGCGACCAGCTGATCGGCCGGACGGTGTTCCAGACCTTCTTCGATGAGCACGCCCGTCACCACCATAGCTTCGACCAGATGCTGCTGAAGAACCCGGGAACCCAGACTTACGAGTCGGTGGTCCGGGCTGCGGACGGCCAGGAGCATCAGGTGGTTTTCCACAAGGCCACCTATTACGACTCAGAGGGGCGGGTCGCGGGGATGGTGGGAGTGTTCACCGACATGACCGAGAGGATTCGTTTCGAGGAGGTGCTGCGCCGCTCGGAGGAAAAATACCGCCAGTTGGTGGAAAACATCAGCGAAACCCTGTTCACTCTTGACGCCCAGGGACTGATCGAATATGTCAGCCCGGCGATCAAGCTCATCCTAGGGTTCGAGCCGGAAAGCCTTCTCGGGCGGATGTACGAGGATGTCATCTGGCCGGATGACAGGCAGCGGGCGGAAGCATTTGTCCAGGTGCTGCTTTCGGGTAAAGAGGATATCACCGAGATACGGCTCCTCACCAGGGAGGGACGCTCGCACTGGGTGCGGGCGGCCTGCCGCCCGTTCTACGATGAAAACAAAGTCCCGCAGGGGATTCAGGGTGTCCTGACCGACATAGACGAGCGCAAGAGGGCCGAGGAGGCGCTCCGCGAAAGCGAGGTTTTCATCCGCTCCACGGTCGACTCGCTTTCGGCCCACATCGCGATAGTGGAGGCCTCCGGCCGGATCATGTATGTGAACCGGGCCTGGAAAGAGTTTGCCACGGCCAACGGGGGCGACCGGGGCGAGCATGTGGGGATGAACTACCTCGAAATTTGCGACCGGGTGCACGGTGGATCCGAAAGGGAGGCCCGCCTGGCGGCCGGGGGCATTCGGGACGTGCTGGCCGGTAAAAAGGACAAATTCGAGCTGGAGTACTCCTGCCATTCGCCGGAGCGCGAACGCTGGTTCAACCTGCGGGTCACCCGTTTTACGGGGGGTATACCGGCCCGCGCGGTCGTGGCGCATGAGGATATCACCGAGCGGGTGTTGTCGCAGCAGGCCCTGCGTCGCTCGGAGGAGACCTACCGCGACCTGGTGGAGAACATCAGCGATGTCATATACTCCATGGATACAGACAGGAAAATAAGCTACATCAGCCCGGCCATCGAGCGGATCACCGGCTACACGCCGGAGGAACTGGTGGGAGGCGGGATCGACAGGTTCGTTTTCCCCGAGGACATGCCGCAACTGGAGCAGAGGATCGAACTGCTGTTGCGGGATGATGCCGAACCGGCCGAGTACCGGATTCGGACCCGCGCCGGAGGGACACGCTGGATACGCGCGGTCAGCACCCGGGTGGTGCAGAACGGCCAGGTGGTCGGACTGCGCGGACGGCTCACCGATATAACCGAGCGCAAACGCGCCGAGGAAGCGATCCAGACCCTGGTGGAAAGCTCGGTGGGCACGATCGGCCAGGAGTTTTTCGACCGGATAGTGGGCACGCTCTGCCGCTGGCTGGGGGCGGATGTGGGAGTGATCGGCGAGCTGGTCGGCCCCTCCCGTCTGCACCCGCTTTCGATGATGGTCGACGGCGGCTATGTCCAGGTGGACGACTACGACCTCGCCGGCACCCCCTGCGAGAAAGTCTACGCCGGAGGATTCAAATATTATCGGGAAAAGATCACCGAGCTGTTCCCCCGGAACGAGGAGCTGCGCCGTCTGGGCGCCGAGGGCTATATCGGCATCCCGCTGACTGCCAAGGATGGGAGGCCGATCGGCATCATCAACGCGGTGTTCAGGCGGGTGACCAACCTGCCCCGCCGGGCGCAGGATGTGCTTTCGATAATCGCGGCGCGCGCCTCGGCGGAACTGGAGCACAAGAAGCTCAAGGAGCTTCTCTCGGTCGAATCACGGCTCAATTCCTCTTTCGCCGAGTTGTCCTCGCGGCTGATCCAGAACTCGTCCCTGGAAAGCATCTCCGCCACCGTGCTCGATTATGTCCGGGGCCTGACCGGCAGCCCGGCTGGCTTCGCCGGGTTCATCGACGCGCGCAGCGGGAGCCTGAACATACCAGCCGCCACCAACGATATAGTCAAACTGGAGCCGGGCCTTTCCAAGTCAATCGAGATAAAGGAATTCACCGGTCCCTGGGGCCCGTGCCTCAGAGACTGCAATCCGGTGATCGCCAACAGCGCCGAATCGTTTGCCGGTTACGGGACCGTTCCGGAGGACCATATCGACATCGGCCGCTTCATCGCAGTGCCGGCCCTGATCGACGGGGAGCCGGTGGGGGTGATAGCCGCCGCCAACGCGAAGGAGGACTACACCCAGGAGCACCGGGTGATCCTGGAACGGGTGGCGACCCTGTACGCCCTGGCGATCAAACGGCGCCGCGCCGAGGAGCAGGTGCGGAAGCTGTCCGTGGCCGTGGAGCAGAGCCCCACCTCGATCGTGATTACCGACAGCACGGGCGCAATCGAGTATGTCAACCCCAAATTCAGCCAACTCACCGGCTACTCGTTCGATGAAGCCCTGGGCCAGAACCCGCGGATACTGAAAACCAGCGGCACTCCGGCCGAAACGCACCGCGTTCTCTGGGAAACGATCATGGCCGGCAGGGAATGGAAAGGCGAGTTCCTCAACCGGAAGAAAAACGGCGAGCTGTTCTGGGAGATGGCCTCGATCGCTCCGGTGAAGAATGAAAACGGCGAGATCACGCATTTCATCGGGGTGAAAAAGGACATCACCGACCTGAAACAGGCCGAGGAAAAGCTGCAGAAAGCGCACGACGAACTCGAGGAAAGAGTTCAGGAGCGCACCCGCGAGCTGATTCAGGCCAACGTGGAGCTGAAAAAGGAGGTCAACGAACGTCAGCGGGCCGAAGTGGCGCTCAAGCTCGAACGCAGCAAGCTGGAAATGATGTTGAGCCAGAAAAGCCTGCTGGCCGAGATCGCCTCGCGGCTCAATTCTGCGGAGTCGTTTTCCGAGGTCACCGGGTTCCTGCTGGATGACATCCGGCAGACCATGCATCTCGACAGCGCCTGCCTGTTCCGCTTCGGCGAGAACCAGTCGGCGGTCTCCCTGCTCAGCGCAGGCGCCGGTCCAACCGGGAATGAAACTGTGGTCTGCCCCGGCACTCTGGCCTTGAACGAGGACAATACTCCCGGTCTCCTCGTCACGGTGCTGAAAAACGAGGTGTATTTCATCCATAACGTGACTGAGGCCGTGGGCAAGGAGCGGGAATATTTCGAAAAAAGAGGGATACAGGCCCTGCTGGCCTGTCCCCTGGCCCTGGCCGGGCAGGTGAAGGGCTTGCTGCTGTTTGTCCACCACAAGCTGCATTTCTGGGTCCCGGAGGAAATAAACCTCTTCACCACTATCGCCGACATGGTGGTGGGCGCCTGGGAGCGCAATCTCCAGGTGCACGAGCTGATTGAGGCCGAAAGGAAGCGCACCGAGGCCACCCGCCTGGCCGAGCAGTCCTCGCGCCTGGCCTCGATCGGAGTGATGGCTGGGGGAATAACCCACGAGATCAACCAGCCGCTCAACGCGATCAAGCTGACCGCCGACAGCGTGGTGCTCTGGATCCAGCGCAACCCGGTCGAGATACCGGGCAAGATGGTGGAGAAATTCAAGAAAGTCTCGGAACACGTGAGCCGGATCGATGAGATCATCAAGCACATGCGCCAGTTCTGGGTCGCCCCGACCCAGTCGCCCCCCGGAGTGTTCGATCTGCACGACACCGTGTGCAGCGCGCTGGACCTGATCGAGAACCAGATCGGCTCCCACGGCATCCATCTCGAAACGGTGTACTGCCGGGAACCTCTCAAGGTGCAGGGCGCCCGGATCAATCTGGAACAGATCGTGATCAACCTGGTGGTCAATGCCATGCAGGCCCTGGACGAAACGTCGCGAAACGATAAATTCATTCTGGTCAAGACAGTCCGGGTCGGAGACAAGGTCAGGATCGAGGTCCGGGACAACGGACCGGGTTTCCCGGCCGAGATGGCCGACCGGCTTTTCGACCCCTTCTATTCGACCAAGAAACCCGGACAGGGCACCGGGCTTGGGCTGGCCATTGTCAAGCGTTTCGTGGATGAGATGAGAGGACGGGTGGAGGCGGCTCCGGTCCCGGAGGGAGGCGCTGTTTTTTCGGTCATGTTGCCGTTGCTAACGGAAAGGAACCTGAGGACGGATGCGAATTCTTCTCGTTGA